The Actinopolyspora erythraea genome has a segment encoding these proteins:
- a CDS encoding ESX secretion-associated protein EspG: protein MVDTITLSLPALDVLGEHLRLDVRRYPFEVPEVGESPAEREKLVQRVWGELETSGLAVDGRLEPEVADALYLMSSAEVSIAAAGLFDVRNGHRMAARAVATGEVGVAGVVTRQGLQLDFMAPEALPEACARLLPPAHAGTGRETSVATSLLRSREHRPAGEVPSEVEEITRLHKYRIGHFVVAGTDRGGGWVRMPTLAWFDTERGRYTMRHGGSGEGEVLVCSPADQGGVAARLDEQLRSVRGA from the coding sequence ATGGTCGACACGATCACCCTCTCGCTGCCCGCGCTCGACGTGCTGGGCGAGCACCTGCGACTCGATGTGCGGCGCTACCCGTTCGAGGTCCCCGAGGTCGGTGAGTCGCCCGCGGAGCGGGAGAAGCTGGTCCAGCGGGTCTGGGGCGAACTGGAGACGTCCGGGCTGGCCGTGGACGGGCGGCTCGAACCGGAGGTGGCCGACGCGCTCTACCTGATGTCCAGCGCCGAGGTCTCGATCGCCGCCGCCGGTCTGTTCGACGTCCGCAACGGTCACCGGATGGCGGCGCGGGCGGTGGCCACCGGCGAGGTCGGGGTGGCCGGAGTGGTCACCAGACAGGGACTGCAACTGGACTTCATGGCGCCCGAGGCACTTCCCGAGGCCTGCGCGCGGCTGCTTCCCCCCGCGCACGCCGGAACCGGGCGCGAGACGAGCGTGGCGACGAGCCTGCTGCGGAGCCGGGAGCACCGTCCCGCCGGGGAGGTCCCCTCCGAGGTGGAGGAGATCACGCGGCTGCACAAGTACCGCATCGGGCACTTCGTCGTGGCGGGCACCGACCGGGGTGGTGGCTGGGTCCGGATGCCCACGCTGGCGTGGTTCGACACCGAGCGGGGGCGCTACACGATGCGTCACGGCGGTTCCGGGGAGGGTGAGGTGCTCGTCTGCTCCCCCGCCGACCAGGGGGGTGTGGCCGCGCGGCTCGATGAGCAGCTGAGATCGGTCCGGGGGGCGTGA
- a CDS encoding N-acetylglucosamine kinase yields MVETENADELLLLGLDVGGTSSRALLTDAHGRTVGTGHAGGGNPNTHPPDRAVEQVARAARTALAETAPERVSAVVLGMAGISKLTDPAVAGMFEQAWHMLGLRCPVRTVSDSEVAFAAGTAEPDGTVLIAGTGSIVTRIAEHRSERTLGGYGWLLGDEGSAFWLGREAVSTALRALDLGEEKDDPLVASVLNELLPDSARGNEPYSMLVRRIVALLGNGPPVRLAELAPLVTASAADGGGKAAEILSRAARTLAADTLAVRDDSESSPIVLAGSLLSGEGTLDEAVRAELRARSAAPLVTAGSGAAGAAWLAAMPLVGAEHARRLHDRLLGGGHG; encoded by the coding sequence ATGGTCGAGACCGAGAACGCGGACGAGCTGTTGCTACTCGGGCTGGACGTCGGCGGCACTTCCAGCCGGGCGCTGCTCACCGACGCGCACGGGAGGACCGTCGGCACCGGCCACGCGGGCGGCGGAAACCCGAACACCCACCCTCCCGACCGGGCGGTCGAGCAGGTCGCCCGCGCCGCGCGGACGGCGCTGGCGGAAACCGCCCCCGAGCGGGTGAGTGCGGTGGTGCTGGGCATGGCCGGGATCAGCAAGCTGACCGACCCCGCCGTGGCCGGGATGTTCGAACAGGCCTGGCACATGCTGGGGCTGCGGTGCCCGGTGCGGACCGTCAGCGACAGCGAGGTCGCGTTCGCGGCCGGCACCGCCGAGCCGGACGGGACCGTGCTGATCGCGGGAACCGGTTCGATCGTGACGCGGATCGCCGAACACCGTTCGGAGCGCACGCTGGGCGGTTACGGCTGGCTGCTCGGCGACGAGGGCTCGGCGTTCTGGCTCGGCCGCGAGGCCGTGAGCACGGCGCTGCGCGCGCTCGACCTCGGCGAGGAGAAGGACGATCCGCTGGTGGCCTCGGTGCTGAACGAACTGCTGCCCGACTCCGCCAGGGGGAACGAGCCCTACTCGATGCTGGTGCGCAGGATCGTCGCGCTGCTCGGCAACGGTCCGCCGGTGCGGCTGGCCGAACTCGCCCCGCTGGTGACCGCCTCGGCCGCCGATGGCGGTGGAAAAGCGGCGGAGATCCTGTCGAGAGCGGCGCGGACGCTGGCAGCGGACACCCTGGCGGTGCGGGACGACTCCGAGAGCTCGCCGATCGTGCTGGCCGGCAGCCTGCTCTCCGGCGAGGGGACGCTCGACGAGGCGGTCCGCGCCGAACTGCGGGCGCGAAGCGCCGCACCGTTGGTCACGGCCGGCTCCGGAGCGGCGGGGGCGGCCTGGCTGGCGGCCATGCCGCTGGTCGGCGCGGAGCACGCGCGGCGGCTCCACGACAGGCTGCTCGGCGGCGGACACGGCTGA
- a CDS encoding DUF3159 domain-containing protein produces MDSDRGRTDTGASTTERDSLLRLLGGRASALDASLPPVAFGLGWVLSGESIAAAGISAIAVGAVIGVWRLVSGARPLAVLFSLLAVLLGSIIALRTGQAVDFYLIRLGSNAVSGLAWMISIAVRWPLLGLVVGTLLGQRTRWRRDPDLLRAYSRASWIWVGQYVTRLAVFVPLWMLEAVVPLSIAQVVLTWPLVVLCVVVSWWVLRRTLPPDHPGIRHARRPAGAVR; encoded by the coding sequence GTGGACAGCGACAGGGGCCGGACCGACACGGGAGCGAGCACCACCGAGCGCGACTCGTTGCTGCGACTGCTGGGAGGTCGGGCCAGCGCCCTCGACGCGAGTCTGCCTCCGGTGGCCTTCGGGCTGGGGTGGGTGCTCAGCGGTGAGTCCATAGCCGCCGCCGGGATCTCGGCCATCGCCGTGGGGGCGGTGATCGGCGTGTGGCGGCTGGTCAGCGGCGCGCGTCCACTGGCGGTGCTGTTCAGCCTGCTCGCGGTGCTGCTGGGGTCGATCATCGCGCTCCGCACCGGTCAGGCGGTCGACTTCTACCTCATCAGGCTCGGTTCCAACGCGGTCAGCGGGCTGGCCTGGATGATCAGCATCGCGGTGCGCTGGCCACTGCTGGGGCTGGTGGTCGGGACGCTGCTGGGACAGCGCACCCGCTGGCGGCGCGACCCGGACCTGCTGCGCGCCTACAGCAGGGCCAGCTGGATCTGGGTCGGTCAGTATGTCACCAGGCTGGCGGTGTTCGTTCCGCTGTGGATGCTCGAAGCCGTGGTGCCGTTGAGCATCGCCCAGGTGGTGCTGACCTGGCCGCTGGTGGTGCTCTGCGTCGTGGTGAGCTGGTGGGTGCTGCGGCGGACCCTGCCGCCGGACCACCCCGGCATCCGGCACGCCCGCCGCCCGGCGGGCGCGGTCCGCTAG